In Micrococcales bacterium, the DNA window TTGACACTGACGCGGCCCGTGTATTTGGCCAGATGGCAGCTGCTCTCAAGGCGGCCGGCCGAACACCGCGGCGCCGAGCACTCGACCTGATGATTGCGGCAACTGCCGCTGTGAATCGGCTACCTGTCTACACCACCAATCCGGCAGACTTTGTCGGTCTCGACCGGCTGGTTCTGATTGTGCCCGTTCCGCGCCCAACCAGTGCCCCTTAACACCTGTCCTGTGGCCATTCTAGGAATGGATTGGTTGACGTCGGCAGCTGTTCGGCCGACGCAAGGGCGGCCGGGCGAGCAGGTCGAACGGCCTCACGGCAAGACCTGAAACAATGATCCGCATGGGAAGAAAAATCGCCTGGGTACGAGCTGGAGGACTGGCGGTCGCAGCGTCACTTGTTTGCACGCTGC includes these proteins:
- a CDS encoding PIN domain-containing protein; translated protein: MAISAVTVAELAAGVHLVDGDDSAASRERARRVAVLQHTENEFDALAFDTDAARVFGQMAAALKAAGRTPRRRALDLMIAATAAVNRLPVYTTNPADFVGLDRLVLIVPVPRPTSAP